One part of the Pieris napi chromosome 4, ilPieNapi1.2, whole genome shotgun sequence genome encodes these proteins:
- the LOC125048810 gene encoding unconventional myosin IC isoform X2, with protein MGYSGCELLLFRIEKCRLQRPLSVAGVMEHALQHRERVGVQDFVLLEDFLSEAAFIDNLRKRFNENIIYTYIGNVLISVNPYKNLPIYTEEKTKLYYKKAFFEAPPHVFAIADNAYRSLVYEHREQCILISGESGSGKTEASKKVLEYIAARTNHLHNVETVKDKLLQSNPLLEAFGNAKTHRNDNSSRFGKYMDIQFNYEGAPEGGHILNYLLEKSRVVSQMSGERNFHIFYQLLAGADQAMLQHLKLQGKPEMYKYTTENTSASQKLNDAEQFRSVLEAMKVIEISEAEQKEIFEIVASVLHLGNVKFVQNEKGYAEILHHDNNSANVADLLKVNPQKLREALTSRTIDARGDVVNTPLDLEQAQYARDALAKAIYEKHFSWLVSRLNSSLAPKERDLRASVMGILDIYGFEIFPKNSFEQFCINFCNEKLQQLFIELTLKQEQEEYLREGIEWEPVEYFNNIVICDLIEARHRGIISILDDECLRPGDATDLSFLEKLTQKLDGHAHFKSHRKVDVRTQKLMGRDEFCLVHYAGEVTYNVKTFIEKNNDLLFRDMQNLMSASGNSTVGCCFKDLNLRSKKRPETAITQFKISLNELIKILSSKEPSYIRCIKPNDFKTPMQFDEKLVSHQVKYLGLMENLRVRRAGFAYRRTYEAFLERYKCLSEDTWPNYRGPAREGVQKLVIALQYEKEEYRMGNTKIFIRFPKTLFETEDAFQIKKNDIATIIQSRWKGYRQRKQYLKMRQSAIVIQKWVRRFLAQKLRERRRKAADVIRAFIRGFITRNGPETVENRRFLAIAKVHWLKRLSTRLPTQVLDLSWPHCPATCQEASRELHRLHRAHLARKYRLALTPSEKKQFELKVLAEKMFKDKKHSYSSSIPERFVEDRLTDEHRVLRNTFMASPSWPTGEQLIYSCEAVKYDRRGYKPRERALLASDKALYVLDAAGRKMYKLKHRLPLDKLRVIVTNETDSLVLIKIPQELKKDKGDLIISVSHVIEALTIVTDYTKKPEIIDIVDTRTIAHDLVNGKQGGTIEVTHGPQPAIQRAKSGNLLVVAATP; from the exons atgggATACAGTGGTTGTGAATTACTTTTGTTTCGAATCGAGAAGTGCCG gctCCAACGGCCATTATCTGTGGCTGGCGTAATGGAGCACGCGCTACAGCATCGTGAGCGTGTCGGGGTGCAAGACTTCGTGCTACTCGAGGACTTCCTCTCTGAAGCTGCCTTCATAGACAATCTTCGGAAACGGTTCAACGAGAATATTATCTAT ACCTATATTGGGAATGTCCTGATATCTGTGAACCCGTACAAAAATCTCCCAATCTACACAGAGGAGAAAACGAAACTATACTACAAGAAAGCATTTTTCGAGGCGCCACCGCACGT ATTCGCCATAGCAGACAACGCTTACCGGTCCCTTGTATATGAGCACAGAGAACAATGCATACTGATCTCAG GTGAATCTGGTTCAGGCAAAACAGAGGCCTCAAAGAAAGTTCTAGAGTACATAGCAGCACGAACCAACCACCTCCACAATGTGGAAACTGTCAAAGACAAACTGCTTCAGAGTAATCCCCTCCTCGAAGCTTTTGGTAATGCTAAAACGCACAGGAATGACAATTCCAGCAGATTTGGCAAATACATGGATATACAATTCAACTATGAAGGCGCTCCCGAAGGTGGTCACATATTGAACTATCTCCTGGAGAAGTCCAGGGTTGTCAGTCAGATGTCAGGAGAGAGGAATTTCCACATTTTCTACCAGCTATTGGCTGGTGCTGATCAAGCCATGCTCCAGCATTTGAAGCTACAAGGAAAGCCGGAGATGTACAAATATACTACCGAAAAT aCCTCAGCTAGTCAAAAGCTAAACGATGCTGAACAATTTCGTTCAGTATTAGAAGCCATGAAGGTGATAGAAATCTCAGAGGCTGAACAGAAAGAGATATTCGAGATCGTGGCGAGTGTACTTCATCTTGGGAATGTGAAGTTCGTCCAGAATGAAAAAGGATATGCTGAGATTCTTCATCATGACAATAATAGTGCTAATGTTGCTGAT CTCCTCAAAGTGAATCCTCAAAAACTTCGCGAGGCCCTAACAAGTAGAACGATTGACGCAAGAGGTGATGTCGTCAACACTCCTCTGGATCTCGAACAAGCACAATATGCAAGGGACGCCTTAGCCAAAGCGATATATGAGAAGCACTTCAGTTGGCTGGTCTCCAGACTCAATTCATCACTCGCACCGAAGGAGAGAGACCTTAGGGCCTCCGTCATGGGAATATTGGACATCTACGGCTTTGAGATTTTCCCgaaaaatag CTTCGAGCAGTTCTGCATTAACTTCTGCAACGAGAAGCTTCAGCAGCTGTTCATCGAGCTCACCCTCAAGCAGGAGCAGGAGGAGTACCTCCGTGAGGGCATCGAGTGGGAGCCAGTCGAGTACTTCAACAATATCGTCATTTGCGATCTTATTGAAGCACGCCATAGag gTATTATATCAATATTGGACGACGAATGCCTGCGTCCCGGAGACGCGACAGATCTAAGTTTCTTAGAGAAGTTGACTCAGAAGTTGGACGGTCACGCGCACTTCAAGTCTCATCGGAAGGTTGATGTTAGGACACAGAAACTCATGGGACGTGAT GAGTTCTGCTTGGTCCACTACGCGGGTGAAGTGACGTACAATGTGAAGACCTTTATTGAGAAGAACAACGACTTATTGTTCCGTGACATGCAGAATCTGATGTCTGCTTCTGGTAACAGTACGGTTGGCTGCTGTTTTAAG GACCTCAACCTGCGAAGCAAGAAGAGGCCAGAAACCGCCATAACCCAGTTTAAGATATCTCTCAACGAATTGATCAAAATCTTAAGCAGCAAAGAGCCTTCATACATCCGCTGTATAAAACCTAATGACTTTAAAACACCCA TGCAATTCGATGAAAAGCTGGTATCTCACCAAGTGAAATACCTCGGTCTGATGGAGAATCTTCGAGTACGAAGAGCGGGCTTCGCGTATAGGCGCACATACGAAGCCTTCCTAGAAAG GTACAAGTGCTTGAGTGAAGATACATGGCCCAACTACCGCGGACCAGCTCGCGAGGGAGTTCAAAAACTCGTTATAGCCCTCCAATACGAGAAAGAAGAGTACAGAATGGGAAA TACGAAAATATTCATCCGATTCCCCAAAACGCTATTCGAGACGGAAGATGCTttccaaattaagaagaacGACATAGCGACCATCATCCAAAGCCGATGGAAAGGCTATCGACAGAGGAAGCAATACCTCAAGATGAGGCAATCTGCTATTGTCATACAGAAGTGGGTGAGACGGTTCCTGGCTCAGAAGCTGAGGGAGAGGAGACGAAAGGCTGCTGATGTCATTAGAGCGTTCATTAGAG gttTTATAACGCGAAATGGACCTGAAACGGTTGAGAACCGCCGTTTCCTGGCCATCGCCAAAGTGCACTGGCTGAAGCGTCTCTCAACGAGACTGCCGACTCAAGTGCTAGATCTCTCCTGGCCTCATTGTCCTGCCACTTGCCAGGAAGCCTCCAGGGAATTGCACAGACTGCACAGAGCCCATTTGGCCAGGAAATACCGTCTGGCGTTGACACCATCTGAGAAGAAACAGTTCGAATTGAAGGTGTTGGCTGAAAAGATGTTTAAAG ATAAAAAGCACAGTTACTCCAGCAGCATCCCCGAGCGGTTTGTTGAAGATCGTCTTACGGACGAGCATCGGGTCTTGAGAAATACATTCATGGCGTCACCCTCTTGGCCCACTGGAGAACAACTTATT TACTCTTGTGAAGCAGTGAAATATGACCGGCGTGGGTACAAACCCCGCGAGCGAGCTTTACTGGCGTCCGACAAGGCGCTTTATGTTTTGGACGCGGCCGGTCGGAAGATGTACAAATTGAAGCACAGATTACCTCTTGACAAGTTGAGAGTCATTGTTACCAACGAAACTGATAGCTTGGTGTTGATTAAGATACCGCAGGAGCTGAAGAAGGATAAG GGTGATCTAATTATATCAGTATCGCACGTGATAGAGGCGTTGACAATCGTCACGGATTATACCAAAAAACCGGAAATCATAGACATTGTCGACACTAGGAC CATTGCCCATGACCTGGTGAATGGCAAACAAGGCGGAACCATTGAAGTGACCCACGGCCCACAACCCGCTATACAAAGGGCTAAAAGCGGAAATTTGTTggtt gTGGCTGCAACTCCGTAA
- the LOC125048810 gene encoding unconventional myosin IC isoform X1 encodes MTEKVVPGVSQDNSVPVIVVNGDSDVPVIRQIKALQRPLSVAGVMEHALQHRERVGVQDFVLLEDFLSEAAFIDNLRKRFNENIIYTYIGNVLISVNPYKNLPIYTEEKTKLYYKKAFFEAPPHVFAIADNAYRSLVYEHREQCILISGESGSGKTEASKKVLEYIAARTNHLHNVETVKDKLLQSNPLLEAFGNAKTHRNDNSSRFGKYMDIQFNYEGAPEGGHILNYLLEKSRVVSQMSGERNFHIFYQLLAGADQAMLQHLKLQGKPEMYKYTTENTSASQKLNDAEQFRSVLEAMKVIEISEAEQKEIFEIVASVLHLGNVKFVQNEKGYAEILHHDNNSANVADLLKVNPQKLREALTSRTIDARGDVVNTPLDLEQAQYARDALAKAIYEKHFSWLVSRLNSSLAPKERDLRASVMGILDIYGFEIFPKNSFEQFCINFCNEKLQQLFIELTLKQEQEEYLREGIEWEPVEYFNNIVICDLIEARHRGIISILDDECLRPGDATDLSFLEKLTQKLDGHAHFKSHRKVDVRTQKLMGRDEFCLVHYAGEVTYNVKTFIEKNNDLLFRDMQNLMSASGNSTVGCCFKDLNLRSKKRPETAITQFKISLNELIKILSSKEPSYIRCIKPNDFKTPMQFDEKLVSHQVKYLGLMENLRVRRAGFAYRRTYEAFLERYKCLSEDTWPNYRGPAREGVQKLVIALQYEKEEYRMGNTKIFIRFPKTLFETEDAFQIKKNDIATIIQSRWKGYRQRKQYLKMRQSAIVIQKWVRRFLAQKLRERRRKAADVIRAFIRGFITRNGPETVENRRFLAIAKVHWLKRLSTRLPTQVLDLSWPHCPATCQEASRELHRLHRAHLARKYRLALTPSEKKQFELKVLAEKMFKDKKHSYSSSIPERFVEDRLTDEHRVLRNTFMASPSWPTGEQLIYSCEAVKYDRRGYKPRERALLASDKALYVLDAAGRKMYKLKHRLPLDKLRVIVTNETDSLVLIKIPQELKKDKGDLIISVSHVIEALTIVTDYTKKPEIIDIVDTRTIAHDLVNGKQGGTIEVTHGPQPAIQRAKSGNLLVVAATP; translated from the exons gctCCAACGGCCATTATCTGTGGCTGGCGTAATGGAGCACGCGCTACAGCATCGTGAGCGTGTCGGGGTGCAAGACTTCGTGCTACTCGAGGACTTCCTCTCTGAAGCTGCCTTCATAGACAATCTTCGGAAACGGTTCAACGAGAATATTATCTAT ACCTATATTGGGAATGTCCTGATATCTGTGAACCCGTACAAAAATCTCCCAATCTACACAGAGGAGAAAACGAAACTATACTACAAGAAAGCATTTTTCGAGGCGCCACCGCACGT ATTCGCCATAGCAGACAACGCTTACCGGTCCCTTGTATATGAGCACAGAGAACAATGCATACTGATCTCAG GTGAATCTGGTTCAGGCAAAACAGAGGCCTCAAAGAAAGTTCTAGAGTACATAGCAGCACGAACCAACCACCTCCACAATGTGGAAACTGTCAAAGACAAACTGCTTCAGAGTAATCCCCTCCTCGAAGCTTTTGGTAATGCTAAAACGCACAGGAATGACAATTCCAGCAGATTTGGCAAATACATGGATATACAATTCAACTATGAAGGCGCTCCCGAAGGTGGTCACATATTGAACTATCTCCTGGAGAAGTCCAGGGTTGTCAGTCAGATGTCAGGAGAGAGGAATTTCCACATTTTCTACCAGCTATTGGCTGGTGCTGATCAAGCCATGCTCCAGCATTTGAAGCTACAAGGAAAGCCGGAGATGTACAAATATACTACCGAAAAT aCCTCAGCTAGTCAAAAGCTAAACGATGCTGAACAATTTCGTTCAGTATTAGAAGCCATGAAGGTGATAGAAATCTCAGAGGCTGAACAGAAAGAGATATTCGAGATCGTGGCGAGTGTACTTCATCTTGGGAATGTGAAGTTCGTCCAGAATGAAAAAGGATATGCTGAGATTCTTCATCATGACAATAATAGTGCTAATGTTGCTGAT CTCCTCAAAGTGAATCCTCAAAAACTTCGCGAGGCCCTAACAAGTAGAACGATTGACGCAAGAGGTGATGTCGTCAACACTCCTCTGGATCTCGAACAAGCACAATATGCAAGGGACGCCTTAGCCAAAGCGATATATGAGAAGCACTTCAGTTGGCTGGTCTCCAGACTCAATTCATCACTCGCACCGAAGGAGAGAGACCTTAGGGCCTCCGTCATGGGAATATTGGACATCTACGGCTTTGAGATTTTCCCgaaaaatag CTTCGAGCAGTTCTGCATTAACTTCTGCAACGAGAAGCTTCAGCAGCTGTTCATCGAGCTCACCCTCAAGCAGGAGCAGGAGGAGTACCTCCGTGAGGGCATCGAGTGGGAGCCAGTCGAGTACTTCAACAATATCGTCATTTGCGATCTTATTGAAGCACGCCATAGag gTATTATATCAATATTGGACGACGAATGCCTGCGTCCCGGAGACGCGACAGATCTAAGTTTCTTAGAGAAGTTGACTCAGAAGTTGGACGGTCACGCGCACTTCAAGTCTCATCGGAAGGTTGATGTTAGGACACAGAAACTCATGGGACGTGAT GAGTTCTGCTTGGTCCACTACGCGGGTGAAGTGACGTACAATGTGAAGACCTTTATTGAGAAGAACAACGACTTATTGTTCCGTGACATGCAGAATCTGATGTCTGCTTCTGGTAACAGTACGGTTGGCTGCTGTTTTAAG GACCTCAACCTGCGAAGCAAGAAGAGGCCAGAAACCGCCATAACCCAGTTTAAGATATCTCTCAACGAATTGATCAAAATCTTAAGCAGCAAAGAGCCTTCATACATCCGCTGTATAAAACCTAATGACTTTAAAACACCCA TGCAATTCGATGAAAAGCTGGTATCTCACCAAGTGAAATACCTCGGTCTGATGGAGAATCTTCGAGTACGAAGAGCGGGCTTCGCGTATAGGCGCACATACGAAGCCTTCCTAGAAAG GTACAAGTGCTTGAGTGAAGATACATGGCCCAACTACCGCGGACCAGCTCGCGAGGGAGTTCAAAAACTCGTTATAGCCCTCCAATACGAGAAAGAAGAGTACAGAATGGGAAA TACGAAAATATTCATCCGATTCCCCAAAACGCTATTCGAGACGGAAGATGCTttccaaattaagaagaacGACATAGCGACCATCATCCAAAGCCGATGGAAAGGCTATCGACAGAGGAAGCAATACCTCAAGATGAGGCAATCTGCTATTGTCATACAGAAGTGGGTGAGACGGTTCCTGGCTCAGAAGCTGAGGGAGAGGAGACGAAAGGCTGCTGATGTCATTAGAGCGTTCATTAGAG gttTTATAACGCGAAATGGACCTGAAACGGTTGAGAACCGCCGTTTCCTGGCCATCGCCAAAGTGCACTGGCTGAAGCGTCTCTCAACGAGACTGCCGACTCAAGTGCTAGATCTCTCCTGGCCTCATTGTCCTGCCACTTGCCAGGAAGCCTCCAGGGAATTGCACAGACTGCACAGAGCCCATTTGGCCAGGAAATACCGTCTGGCGTTGACACCATCTGAGAAGAAACAGTTCGAATTGAAGGTGTTGGCTGAAAAGATGTTTAAAG ATAAAAAGCACAGTTACTCCAGCAGCATCCCCGAGCGGTTTGTTGAAGATCGTCTTACGGACGAGCATCGGGTCTTGAGAAATACATTCATGGCGTCACCCTCTTGGCCCACTGGAGAACAACTTATT TACTCTTGTGAAGCAGTGAAATATGACCGGCGTGGGTACAAACCCCGCGAGCGAGCTTTACTGGCGTCCGACAAGGCGCTTTATGTTTTGGACGCGGCCGGTCGGAAGATGTACAAATTGAAGCACAGATTACCTCTTGACAAGTTGAGAGTCATTGTTACCAACGAAACTGATAGCTTGGTGTTGATTAAGATACCGCAGGAGCTGAAGAAGGATAAG GGTGATCTAATTATATCAGTATCGCACGTGATAGAGGCGTTGACAATCGTCACGGATTATACCAAAAAACCGGAAATCATAGACATTGTCGACACTAGGAC CATTGCCCATGACCTGGTGAATGGCAAACAAGGCGGAACCATTGAAGTGACCCACGGCCCACAACCCGCTATACAAAGGGCTAAAAGCGGAAATTTGTTggtt gTGGCTGCAACTCCGTAA
- the LOC125048810 gene encoding unconventional myosin IC isoform X3, whose translation MEHALQHRERVGVQDFVLLEDFLSEAAFIDNLRKRFNENIIYTYIGNVLISVNPYKNLPIYTEEKTKLYYKKAFFEAPPHVFAIADNAYRSLVYEHREQCILISGESGSGKTEASKKVLEYIAARTNHLHNVETVKDKLLQSNPLLEAFGNAKTHRNDNSSRFGKYMDIQFNYEGAPEGGHILNYLLEKSRVVSQMSGERNFHIFYQLLAGADQAMLQHLKLQGKPEMYKYTTENTSASQKLNDAEQFRSVLEAMKVIEISEAEQKEIFEIVASVLHLGNVKFVQNEKGYAEILHHDNNSANVADLLKVNPQKLREALTSRTIDARGDVVNTPLDLEQAQYARDALAKAIYEKHFSWLVSRLNSSLAPKERDLRASVMGILDIYGFEIFPKNSFEQFCINFCNEKLQQLFIELTLKQEQEEYLREGIEWEPVEYFNNIVICDLIEARHRGIISILDDECLRPGDATDLSFLEKLTQKLDGHAHFKSHRKVDVRTQKLMGRDEFCLVHYAGEVTYNVKTFIEKNNDLLFRDMQNLMSASGNSTVGCCFKDLNLRSKKRPETAITQFKISLNELIKILSSKEPSYIRCIKPNDFKTPMQFDEKLVSHQVKYLGLMENLRVRRAGFAYRRTYEAFLERYKCLSEDTWPNYRGPAREGVQKLVIALQYEKEEYRMGNTKIFIRFPKTLFETEDAFQIKKNDIATIIQSRWKGYRQRKQYLKMRQSAIVIQKWVRRFLAQKLRERRRKAADVIRAFIRGFITRNGPETVENRRFLAIAKVHWLKRLSTRLPTQVLDLSWPHCPATCQEASRELHRLHRAHLARKYRLALTPSEKKQFELKVLAEKMFKDKKHSYSSSIPERFVEDRLTDEHRVLRNTFMASPSWPTGEQLIYSCEAVKYDRRGYKPRERALLASDKALYVLDAAGRKMYKLKHRLPLDKLRVIVTNETDSLVLIKIPQELKKDKGDLIISVSHVIEALTIVTDYTKKPEIIDIVDTRTIAHDLVNGKQGGTIEVTHGPQPAIQRAKSGNLLVVAATP comes from the exons ATGGAGCACGCGCTACAGCATCGTGAGCGTGTCGGGGTGCAAGACTTCGTGCTACTCGAGGACTTCCTCTCTGAAGCTGCCTTCATAGACAATCTTCGGAAACGGTTCAACGAGAATATTATCTAT ACCTATATTGGGAATGTCCTGATATCTGTGAACCCGTACAAAAATCTCCCAATCTACACAGAGGAGAAAACGAAACTATACTACAAGAAAGCATTTTTCGAGGCGCCACCGCACGT ATTCGCCATAGCAGACAACGCTTACCGGTCCCTTGTATATGAGCACAGAGAACAATGCATACTGATCTCAG GTGAATCTGGTTCAGGCAAAACAGAGGCCTCAAAGAAAGTTCTAGAGTACATAGCAGCACGAACCAACCACCTCCACAATGTGGAAACTGTCAAAGACAAACTGCTTCAGAGTAATCCCCTCCTCGAAGCTTTTGGTAATGCTAAAACGCACAGGAATGACAATTCCAGCAGATTTGGCAAATACATGGATATACAATTCAACTATGAAGGCGCTCCCGAAGGTGGTCACATATTGAACTATCTCCTGGAGAAGTCCAGGGTTGTCAGTCAGATGTCAGGAGAGAGGAATTTCCACATTTTCTACCAGCTATTGGCTGGTGCTGATCAAGCCATGCTCCAGCATTTGAAGCTACAAGGAAAGCCGGAGATGTACAAATATACTACCGAAAAT aCCTCAGCTAGTCAAAAGCTAAACGATGCTGAACAATTTCGTTCAGTATTAGAAGCCATGAAGGTGATAGAAATCTCAGAGGCTGAACAGAAAGAGATATTCGAGATCGTGGCGAGTGTACTTCATCTTGGGAATGTGAAGTTCGTCCAGAATGAAAAAGGATATGCTGAGATTCTTCATCATGACAATAATAGTGCTAATGTTGCTGAT CTCCTCAAAGTGAATCCTCAAAAACTTCGCGAGGCCCTAACAAGTAGAACGATTGACGCAAGAGGTGATGTCGTCAACACTCCTCTGGATCTCGAACAAGCACAATATGCAAGGGACGCCTTAGCCAAAGCGATATATGAGAAGCACTTCAGTTGGCTGGTCTCCAGACTCAATTCATCACTCGCACCGAAGGAGAGAGACCTTAGGGCCTCCGTCATGGGAATATTGGACATCTACGGCTTTGAGATTTTCCCgaaaaatag CTTCGAGCAGTTCTGCATTAACTTCTGCAACGAGAAGCTTCAGCAGCTGTTCATCGAGCTCACCCTCAAGCAGGAGCAGGAGGAGTACCTCCGTGAGGGCATCGAGTGGGAGCCAGTCGAGTACTTCAACAATATCGTCATTTGCGATCTTATTGAAGCACGCCATAGag gTATTATATCAATATTGGACGACGAATGCCTGCGTCCCGGAGACGCGACAGATCTAAGTTTCTTAGAGAAGTTGACTCAGAAGTTGGACGGTCACGCGCACTTCAAGTCTCATCGGAAGGTTGATGTTAGGACACAGAAACTCATGGGACGTGAT GAGTTCTGCTTGGTCCACTACGCGGGTGAAGTGACGTACAATGTGAAGACCTTTATTGAGAAGAACAACGACTTATTGTTCCGTGACATGCAGAATCTGATGTCTGCTTCTGGTAACAGTACGGTTGGCTGCTGTTTTAAG GACCTCAACCTGCGAAGCAAGAAGAGGCCAGAAACCGCCATAACCCAGTTTAAGATATCTCTCAACGAATTGATCAAAATCTTAAGCAGCAAAGAGCCTTCATACATCCGCTGTATAAAACCTAATGACTTTAAAACACCCA TGCAATTCGATGAAAAGCTGGTATCTCACCAAGTGAAATACCTCGGTCTGATGGAGAATCTTCGAGTACGAAGAGCGGGCTTCGCGTATAGGCGCACATACGAAGCCTTCCTAGAAAG GTACAAGTGCTTGAGTGAAGATACATGGCCCAACTACCGCGGACCAGCTCGCGAGGGAGTTCAAAAACTCGTTATAGCCCTCCAATACGAGAAAGAAGAGTACAGAATGGGAAA TACGAAAATATTCATCCGATTCCCCAAAACGCTATTCGAGACGGAAGATGCTttccaaattaagaagaacGACATAGCGACCATCATCCAAAGCCGATGGAAAGGCTATCGACAGAGGAAGCAATACCTCAAGATGAGGCAATCTGCTATTGTCATACAGAAGTGGGTGAGACGGTTCCTGGCTCAGAAGCTGAGGGAGAGGAGACGAAAGGCTGCTGATGTCATTAGAGCGTTCATTAGAG gttTTATAACGCGAAATGGACCTGAAACGGTTGAGAACCGCCGTTTCCTGGCCATCGCCAAAGTGCACTGGCTGAAGCGTCTCTCAACGAGACTGCCGACTCAAGTGCTAGATCTCTCCTGGCCTCATTGTCCTGCCACTTGCCAGGAAGCCTCCAGGGAATTGCACAGACTGCACAGAGCCCATTTGGCCAGGAAATACCGTCTGGCGTTGACACCATCTGAGAAGAAACAGTTCGAATTGAAGGTGTTGGCTGAAAAGATGTTTAAAG ATAAAAAGCACAGTTACTCCAGCAGCATCCCCGAGCGGTTTGTTGAAGATCGTCTTACGGACGAGCATCGGGTCTTGAGAAATACATTCATGGCGTCACCCTCTTGGCCCACTGGAGAACAACTTATT TACTCTTGTGAAGCAGTGAAATATGACCGGCGTGGGTACAAACCCCGCGAGCGAGCTTTACTGGCGTCCGACAAGGCGCTTTATGTTTTGGACGCGGCCGGTCGGAAGATGTACAAATTGAAGCACAGATTACCTCTTGACAAGTTGAGAGTCATTGTTACCAACGAAACTGATAGCTTGGTGTTGATTAAGATACCGCAGGAGCTGAAGAAGGATAAG GGTGATCTAATTATATCAGTATCGCACGTGATAGAGGCGTTGACAATCGTCACGGATTATACCAAAAAACCGGAAATCATAGACATTGTCGACACTAGGAC CATTGCCCATGACCTGGTGAATGGCAAACAAGGCGGAACCATTGAAGTGACCCACGGCCCACAACCCGCTATACAAAGGGCTAAAAGCGGAAATTTGTTggtt gTGGCTGCAACTCCGTAA